A single window of Chloracidobacterium sp. DNA harbors:
- a CDS encoding VanW family protein, producing the protein MNNQNVPKPNKRSNLRKLFGREYFIAKRRLKWLANASSFARPIPITGIEHSIFRHKTMMLRPLRDVEMYLQHNKITNLRLAIAPINGVVIKPGQTFSLWRLVGRPTAAKGYLEGLVLHNGRLEKGIGGGLCQLGNLLYWMALHSPLTVTERYRHGFDVFPDINRKIPFACGATLSYNYIDIQLTNNTTEDFRIDLWIDDEYLNGELLGSKPSEFEYEVFETDHLIKMQPWGGYTRHNRIWKRSTSLIDGMLTEELVTENHAIMMYNPLLSA; encoded by the coding sequence ATGAATAATCAGAACGTCCCGAAACCTAATAAACGAAGTAATTTACGCAAGCTATTTGGGCGAGAATATTTTATAGCCAAAAGGCGGCTGAAATGGCTTGCCAATGCATCGAGCTTTGCACGTCCGATCCCAATTACGGGTATCGAGCACTCAATATTTCGGCACAAAACGATGATGCTGCGGCCGCTTCGCGATGTCGAAATGTATCTGCAGCATAACAAGATCACCAATCTCAGGCTGGCGATCGCTCCGATCAACGGAGTCGTGATCAAACCCGGCCAAACCTTCTCGCTGTGGCGACTTGTCGGGCGCCCGACGGCGGCAAAAGGCTACCTCGAAGGCCTCGTTCTTCACAATGGACGCCTCGAGAAGGGCATCGGCGGCGGACTATGCCAACTTGGCAATCTGCTCTACTGGATGGCTCTGCATTCGCCTCTGACCGTCACTGAACGGTACCGGCACGGGTTTGACGTATTTCCGGACATCAACCGCAAGATCCCGTTTGCCTGCGGCGCGACGCTGTCATACAACTACATCGACATTCAGCTTACAAATAATACGACCGAAGATTTTCGCATCGACCTCTGGATCGACGACGAATATCTCAACGGCGAACTTCTGGGCAGTAAACCATCCGAATTTGAATACGAGGTCTTCGAAACGGATCACTTGATCAAAATGCAGCCGTGGGGCGGCTATACTCGCCACAATCGAATTTGGAAACGCAGTACGAGCCTCATCGACGGGATGTTAACGGAAGAACTCGTAACCGAAAATCACGCCATAATGATGTATAACCCGCTACTCAGCGCCTAA
- a CDS encoding XdhC family protein, with translation MQKDLQLWQFIRDRLAKNQEVMLLVVGESTGSSPGRQGYKMAVSADGGLCGSIGGGVMEVELVEQARAILSGPRPIATGSLIEQVHRRNAEHASGMICSGQQTVILKELTPEDLQTVNIIYDALTGEGGYLLLFGSTYFSAGPDFCGTRRMDPDYSGRISFERHLDDFKYSEELNSPQRLFIIGGGHCALALSELMSRMDFQIHILDDRPELNTIEKNRFADRVTIVDSYHKIAEHIPPGDDVYVVVMTLGYLSDAVVIRKLIDHQVKYFGVLGSKAKMATLIKELSDEGLASDKLSRIRTPIGLPINSRTPEEIAVSIAAEIISVKNL, from the coding sequence GTGCAAAAAGACCTCCAGCTATGGCAATTTATCCGTGACCGTTTGGCAAAAAACCAAGAGGTGATGCTGCTTGTCGTCGGCGAGAGCACCGGCAGCAGCCCCGGGCGACAAGGCTATAAAATGGCGGTAAGCGCTGACGGTGGCCTTTGCGGCTCGATTGGCGGTGGCGTGATGGAGGTCGAATTGGTTGAACAAGCCAGAGCGATCCTTTCAGGACCGCGACCGATAGCGACCGGTTCGCTAATAGAGCAAGTTCACCGCCGAAATGCCGAGCACGCCAGCGGAATGATCTGTTCAGGACAACAAACTGTAATTCTTAAGGAGTTGACGCCTGAAGACCTCCAAACCGTCAATATTATCTACGATGCTCTTACCGGCGAGGGCGGCTATCTCCTCCTTTTTGGATCGACGTATTTCAGTGCCGGACCCGACTTTTGCGGTACGAGACGGATGGATCCGGACTACTCCGGACGGATCAGTTTTGAGCGGCATCTAGATGATTTTAAGTATTCCGAGGAGTTGAACAGCCCTCAGCGACTGTTCATAATCGGCGGTGGGCACTGTGCCCTGGCGTTGAGCGAATTGATGTCGCGAATGGATTTCCAAATCCACATTCTTGATGATCGGCCGGAATTGAATACGATCGAAAAGAACCGCTTTGCCGACCGTGTGACTATCGTGGACTCTTACCATAAAATTGCCGAGCATATTCCGCCCGGTGATGACGTCTATGTCGTGGTGATGACTCTGGGATATTTGAGTGACGCAGTGGTGATACGCAAGCTTATCGATCATCAGGTTAAATATTTTGGAGTACTCGGAAGTAAAGCCAAGATGGCGACGCTGATCAAAGAACTCAGTGACGAAGGCCTCGCCTCCGACAAACTTAGTCGTATTCGTACCCCCATCGGACTGCCGATCAACAGTCGGACCCCCGAAGAGATCGCGGTTTCGATAGCAGCTGAGATAATTTCGGTTAAGAATCTTTGA